One stretch of Astatotilapia calliptera chromosome 3, fAstCal1.2, whole genome shotgun sequence DNA includes these proteins:
- the cmn gene encoding calymmin isoform X2, with protein sequence MMGQLLLHSAVILWLVQAAHTGGYGAVAGVHNGQLPQPNGRTPQNGGGVGAVLMPSKRVGRAMGPRTGYAGYPTKGVGGYPAVLSHQNGDNSNGYPVKASPTNRQQTKGNGAQDGRYGWQGPKGNGNAAAAHGTKGNGYGAGSTGNVPNTKGQGAVAGPSTGYGTRPNGQGGAGSKPMKGYGRPPYGAGYNVGYGSAGLGLGHRYGNGWMKGPKPGYGAAAGASNGQGAKPNGYAGARAPFSNGAMSNGYGSQNGGAPKSAKPVFGNVPYGYGAKPNGYGGYRGGAVRPPPGYGKGPAANGYGPKPSGYGAAAGPGVNALKGYTAKPNGHGVRNGALGGYRGNPYGYGGSKPQKTTKGLGAPSEGVKTLDSGYGGPAGVTKGQLPKAANAGYNMLPNTKGQDGKGAGEFSGKSLKGGVLSPEQPSVAPLEGLSLRQAITRGAVPFSPTGGVHAEVSKEKYQKLVSPLPQEKNYKQTPLVLQVPPEPAPALPAKHSKSSTTGPQIKGEKVPIARPPQGVSQSKPAPGPAAIYPEESGRASVSKGQGAKPTKHDCGPSGVPNGQWMKIPRPDYNTGAGASMGTNTKGFIAGSQMFPGLGKGYGAGFGRGGYLGGEYRNGHTFGGYANGYGAGLQPDYASTGQVVPVPDGKSGIGIGGLQFSGQPVGTGINRAGKYGYGFSPYGAAGDGKPFGKYGYGGFPNGGQLLGLGNAGNTAGYGRLPYEAQPAGLGLETKSTGLAVSQYQPDPLGLGHNVKGKYGGAEGPYLPQAVGFDGEAKSSGKYDNQGAYQSQPLETAAEGAAGLTYEPQPLESNSARKSYVKGELPTPGPAAEGVGRFIDGYENLGYINGRVQPQAPTPSPAYSSVHSRLPAESSFTADAMPGDVRHFPDLEGTAGLTLDSAPAAESEGTTQVSEQPDDLPRQIHIQQHLKLHFQPQGAKDNKYELNGFFGDTGHQG encoded by the exons ATGATGGGACAACTTCTTCTTCACAGTGCAGTGATCCTTTGGCTGGTGCAGGCAGCACACACAGGGG GTTACGGTGCTGTGGCTGGAGTACATAATGGACAACTTCCACAGCCTAACG GAAGGACACCGCAGAATGGTGGAGGTGTAGGAGCAGTGCTGATGCCATCAAAAC GTGTGGGCCGGGCAATGGGGCCAAGAACTGGATATGCTGGCTATCCTACAAAAGGAGTCG GGGGATATCCTGCAGTTTTATCCCACCAAAATGGAGATAACTCCAATG GATATCCTGTTAAAGCCAGTCCCACCAATAGACAACAAACTAAAG GTAATGGCGCTCAGGATGGCAGATATGGATGGCAAGGACCTAAAGGCAATG GTAATGCAGCTGCTGCACATGGAACAAAAGGCAATG GTTATGGTGCTGGTTCTACTGGAAATGTGCCTAACACCAAAG GTCAAGGAGCTGTAGCTGGTCCATCGACTGGCTATGGGACACGACCAAATG GCCAAGGAGGAGCTGGAAGTAAACCTATGAAAGGATATGGCCGACCACCTTATGGGGCAG GTTACAATGTTGGTTATGGCAGTGCTGGTTTGGGTCTGGGGCATCGGTATGGGAATGGGTGGATGAAGGGACCGAAGCCAG GCTATGGTGCAGCAGCTGGTGCTTCCAATGGACAAGGAGCAAAACCCAACG GTTATGCTGGGGCCAGAGCACCTTTCAGCAATGGAGCCATGTCAAATG GTTATGGATCCCAGAATGGTGGAGCTCCCAAGTCTGCAAAGCCAG TCTTCGGAAATGTTCCATACGGGTATGGTGCCAAACCCAACG GATATGGAGGCTACAGAGGAGGTGCAGTAAGACCACCACCAG GTTATGGGAAAGGACCTGCTGCCAATGGATATGGACCCAAACCCAGTG GTTATGGAGCTGCGGCAGGGCCTGGAGTTAATGCACTCAAAGGATACACAGCCAAACCCAATG GTCACGGAGTTAGAAATGGTGCATTGGGTGGATACAGAGGAAACCCGTACG GGTACGGAGGGTCAAAACCTCAGAAAACTACTAAAGGACTTGGAGCACCAAGTGAAGGCGTGAAAACACTCGACAGTG GATATGGTGGTCCTGCTGGTGTAACTAAAGGGCAGTTGCCTAAAGCAGCCAATGCAG gttacaACATGCTGCCGAATACAAAAGGCCAAGATGGAAAGGGTGCAGGTGAATTTAGTGGAAAGAGCCTCAAAGGTGGAGTTCTTTCTCCTGAGCAGCCAAGTGTAGCACCGCTGGAGGGCCTTTCCCTCCGACAAGCAATAACTCGTGGCGCAGTGCCTTTTTCCCCGACAGGTGGTGTCCATGCTGAGGTGTCAAAAGAGAAATACCAAAAGCTTGTTTCCCCTTTGCCACAAGAAAAAAACTACAAGCAGACACCGCTGGTCCTTCAGGTTCCACCAGAACCAGCCCCAGCACTTCCTGCCAAACACTCAAAGTCTTCAACCACAGGTCCACAGATCAAGGGAGAGAAGGTCCCCATAGCCAGACCTCCACAGGGGGTTTCCCAGAGTAAACCAGCACCAGGCCCAGCAGCTATCTATCCAGAAG AGAGTGGAAGAGCTTCAGTCTCCAAGGGTCAAGGAGCTAAACCAACCAAACATG ACTGTGGACCATCAGGAGTACCAAATGGGCAATGGATGAAAATCCCTAGACCTG ATTATAACACAGGTGCTGGAGCATCTATGGGCACAAACACCAAAG gTTTTATTGCAGGAAGCCAAATGTTCCCTGGACTTGGCAAGGGATACGGAGCAG GTTTTGGACGAGGAGGCTACCTTGGAGGTGAATATAGGAACGGACATACTTTTGGAG GTTATGCAAATGGCTACGGTGCAGGTTTACAGCCTGACTATGCAA GCACTGGACAAGTTGTGCCTGTTCCTGATGGCAAATCAG GTATTGGCATCGGTGGGCTGCAGTTTTCTGGGCAGCCTGTTGGTACGGGAATTAATCGTGCAGGAAAATATG GTTATGGATTTAGCCCCTATGGTGCTGCAGGTGACGGAAAGCCATTTGGAAAATATG GATATGGAGGGTTCCCCAATGGTGGACAACTACTTGGCCTTGGCAACGCTGGAAATACAGCTG GTTATGGAAGGCTGCCTTATGAAGCTCAACCAGCTGGACTGGGCCTGGAAACAAAATCTACCG gtcTGGCTGTGTCACAATATCAACCTGACCCACTCGGGCTTGGACATAATGTGAAAGGAAAATATG GTGGCGCTGAGGGTCCCTATCTACCACAGGCTGTTGGTTTTGATGGTGAAGCTAAATCTTCTGGGAAATATG ATAATCAGGGAGCTTACCAGTCACAGCCTCTTGAAACTGCAGCTGAAG GTGCAGCAGGTTTAACTTATGAGCCCCAGCCGCTTGAGTCCAATTCAGCTAGAAAATCCTACG TGAAAGGAGAGCTGCCCACTCCAGGGCCTGCAGCTGAAGGCGTGGGGAGATTCATTGATGGATACG AAAACCTGGGCTACATAAATGGCCGAGTGCAACCACaag CCCCCACCCCAAGCCCTGCCTATTCGTCTGTCCACTCGCGTCTCCCTGCAGAGTCTTCATTCACAGCTGACGCGATGCCCGGTGATGTTCGGCACTTCCCCGATCTAGAAGGGACAGCCGGCCTCACGCTCGACTCAGCACCCGCTGCAGAATCAGAGGGTACGACTCAGGTGTCCGAGCAACCCGATGACCTGCCGCGTCAGATACACATCCAGCAGCATCTCAAACTGCATTTTCAGCCACAAG
- the cmn gene encoding calymmin isoform X5, which translates to MMGQLLLHSAVILWLVQAAHTGGYGAVAGVHNGQLPQPNGRTPQNGGGVGAVLMPSKRVGRAMGPRTGYAGYPTKGVGGYPAVLSHQNGDNSNGYPVKASPTNRQQTKGNGAQDGRYGWQGPKGNGNAAAAHGTKGNGYGAGSTGNVPNTKGQGAVAGPSTGYGTRPNGQGGAGSKPMKGYGRPPYGAGYNVGYGSAGLGLGHRYGNGWMKGPKPGYGAAAGASNGQGAKPNGYAGARAPFSNGAMSNGYGSQNGGAPKSAKPVFGNVPYGYGAKPNGYGGYRGGAVRPPPGYGKGPAANGYGPKPSGYGAAAGPGVNALKGYTAKPNGHGVRNGALGGYRGNPYGYGGSKPQKTTKGLGAPSEGVKTLDSGYGGPAGVTKGQLPKAANAGYNMLPNTKGQDGKGAGEFSGKSLKGGVLSPEQPSVAPLEGLSLRQAITRGAVPFSPTGGVHAEVSKEKYQKLVSPLPQEKNYKQTPLVLQVPPEPAPALPAKHSKSSTTGPQIKGEKVPIARPPQGVSQSKPAPGPAAIYPEESGRASVSKGQGAKPTKHDCGPSGVPNGQWMKIPRPDYNTGAGASMGTNTKGFIAGSQMFPGLGKGYGAGFGRGGYLGGIGIGGLQFSGQPVGTGINRAGKYGYGFSPYGAAGDGKPFGKYGYGGFPNGGQLLGLGNAGNTAGYGRLPYEAQPAGLGLETKSTGLAVSQYQPDPLGLGHNVKGKYGGAEGPYLPQAVGFDGEAKSSGKYDNQGAYQSQPLETAAEGAAGLTYEPQPLESNSARKSYVKGELPTPGPAAEGVGRFIDGYENLGYINGRVQPQAPTPSPAYSSVHSRLPAESSFTADAMPGDVRHFPDLEGTAGLTLDSAPAAESEGTTQVSEQPDDLPRQIHIQQHLKLHFQPQGAKDNKYELNGFFGDTGHQGENRPVFSYVLYLS; encoded by the exons ATGATGGGACAACTTCTTCTTCACAGTGCAGTGATCCTTTGGCTGGTGCAGGCAGCACACACAGGGG GTTACGGTGCTGTGGCTGGAGTACATAATGGACAACTTCCACAGCCTAACG GAAGGACACCGCAGAATGGTGGAGGTGTAGGAGCAGTGCTGATGCCATCAAAAC GTGTGGGCCGGGCAATGGGGCCAAGAACTGGATATGCTGGCTATCCTACAAAAGGAGTCG GGGGATATCCTGCAGTTTTATCCCACCAAAATGGAGATAACTCCAATG GATATCCTGTTAAAGCCAGTCCCACCAATAGACAACAAACTAAAG GTAATGGCGCTCAGGATGGCAGATATGGATGGCAAGGACCTAAAGGCAATG GTAATGCAGCTGCTGCACATGGAACAAAAGGCAATG GTTATGGTGCTGGTTCTACTGGAAATGTGCCTAACACCAAAG GTCAAGGAGCTGTAGCTGGTCCATCGACTGGCTATGGGACACGACCAAATG GCCAAGGAGGAGCTGGAAGTAAACCTATGAAAGGATATGGCCGACCACCTTATGGGGCAG GTTACAATGTTGGTTATGGCAGTGCTGGTTTGGGTCTGGGGCATCGGTATGGGAATGGGTGGATGAAGGGACCGAAGCCAG GCTATGGTGCAGCAGCTGGTGCTTCCAATGGACAAGGAGCAAAACCCAACG GTTATGCTGGGGCCAGAGCACCTTTCAGCAATGGAGCCATGTCAAATG GTTATGGATCCCAGAATGGTGGAGCTCCCAAGTCTGCAAAGCCAG TCTTCGGAAATGTTCCATACGGGTATGGTGCCAAACCCAACG GATATGGAGGCTACAGAGGAGGTGCAGTAAGACCACCACCAG GTTATGGGAAAGGACCTGCTGCCAATGGATATGGACCCAAACCCAGTG GTTATGGAGCTGCGGCAGGGCCTGGAGTTAATGCACTCAAAGGATACACAGCCAAACCCAATG GTCACGGAGTTAGAAATGGTGCATTGGGTGGATACAGAGGAAACCCGTACG GGTACGGAGGGTCAAAACCTCAGAAAACTACTAAAGGACTTGGAGCACCAAGTGAAGGCGTGAAAACACTCGACAGTG GATATGGTGGTCCTGCTGGTGTAACTAAAGGGCAGTTGCCTAAAGCAGCCAATGCAG gttacaACATGCTGCCGAATACAAAAGGCCAAGATGGAAAGGGTGCAGGTGAATTTAGTGGAAAGAGCCTCAAAGGTGGAGTTCTTTCTCCTGAGCAGCCAAGTGTAGCACCGCTGGAGGGCCTTTCCCTCCGACAAGCAATAACTCGTGGCGCAGTGCCTTTTTCCCCGACAGGTGGTGTCCATGCTGAGGTGTCAAAAGAGAAATACCAAAAGCTTGTTTCCCCTTTGCCACAAGAAAAAAACTACAAGCAGACACCGCTGGTCCTTCAGGTTCCACCAGAACCAGCCCCAGCACTTCCTGCCAAACACTCAAAGTCTTCAACCACAGGTCCACAGATCAAGGGAGAGAAGGTCCCCATAGCCAGACCTCCACAGGGGGTTTCCCAGAGTAAACCAGCACCAGGCCCAGCAGCTATCTATCCAGAAG AGAGTGGAAGAGCTTCAGTCTCCAAGGGTCAAGGAGCTAAACCAACCAAACATG ACTGTGGACCATCAGGAGTACCAAATGGGCAATGGATGAAAATCCCTAGACCTG ATTATAACACAGGTGCTGGAGCATCTATGGGCACAAACACCAAAG gTTTTATTGCAGGAAGCCAAATGTTCCCTGGACTTGGCAAGGGATACGGAGCAG GTTTTGGACGAGGAGGCTACCTTGGAG GTATTGGCATCGGTGGGCTGCAGTTTTCTGGGCAGCCTGTTGGTACGGGAATTAATCGTGCAGGAAAATATG GTTATGGATTTAGCCCCTATGGTGCTGCAGGTGACGGAAAGCCATTTGGAAAATATG GATATGGAGGGTTCCCCAATGGTGGACAACTACTTGGCCTTGGCAACGCTGGAAATACAGCTG GTTATGGAAGGCTGCCTTATGAAGCTCAACCAGCTGGACTGGGCCTGGAAACAAAATCTACCG gtcTGGCTGTGTCACAATATCAACCTGACCCACTCGGGCTTGGACATAATGTGAAAGGAAAATATG GTGGCGCTGAGGGTCCCTATCTACCACAGGCTGTTGGTTTTGATGGTGAAGCTAAATCTTCTGGGAAATATG ATAATCAGGGAGCTTACCAGTCACAGCCTCTTGAAACTGCAGCTGAAG GTGCAGCAGGTTTAACTTATGAGCCCCAGCCGCTTGAGTCCAATTCAGCTAGAAAATCCTACG TGAAAGGAGAGCTGCCCACTCCAGGGCCTGCAGCTGAAGGCGTGGGGAGATTCATTGATGGATACG AAAACCTGGGCTACATAAATGGCCGAGTGCAACCACaag CCCCCACCCCAAGCCCTGCCTATTCGTCTGTCCACTCGCGTCTCCCTGCAGAGTCTTCATTCACAGCTGACGCGATGCCCGGTGATGTTCGGCACTTCCCCGATCTAGAAGGGACAGCCGGCCTCACGCTCGACTCAGCACCCGCTGCAGAATCAGAGGGTACGACTCAGGTGTCCGAGCAACCCGATGACCTGCCGCGTCAGATACACATCCAGCAGCATCTCAAACTGCATTTTCAGCCACAAG